From a single Streptomyces liliifuscus genomic region:
- the rplS gene encoding 50S ribosomal protein L19, whose amino-acid sequence MSHLLDSVDAASLRSDVPAFRPGDTVNVHVRVIEGNRSRVQQFKGVVIRRQGAGVRETFTVRKVSFSVGVERTFPVHTPIVEKIELVTRGDVRRAKLYYLRDLRGKAAKIKEKRDN is encoded by the coding sequence ATGTCTCACCTGCTCGACTCAGTCGACGCCGCGTCGCTGCGCAGCGACGTCCCGGCCTTCCGCCCGGGTGACACCGTCAACGTCCACGTCCGCGTCATCGAGGGCAACCGCTCGCGTGTGCAGCAGTTCAAGGGCGTAGTCATCCGTCGCCAGGGCGCCGGTGTCCGCGAGACCTTCACGGTCCGCAAGGTCTCGTTCTCCGTCGGCGTCGAGCGCACCTTCCCGGTGCACACCCCGATCGTCGAGAAGATCGAGCTCGTCACCCGCGGTGACGTGCGTCGCGCGAAGCTCTACTACCTCCGTGACCTGCGCGGCAAGGCCGCGAAGATCAAGGAGAAGCGCGACAACTGA